In the Sporohalobacter salinus genome, one interval contains:
- the fabG gene encoding 3-oxoacyl-[acyl-carrier-protein] reductase, translated as MELADKVAVVTGSSRGIGRAIALALAKKGASIAVNYPVEAEKEDAQEVVEEIEDLGQKAIKVEADVTELEEVKEMMKQVKGEFGSIDILVNNAGITNDNLLLRMKEEEWDSVIDVNLKGVFNCTKAVTKIMMKQRSGKIINIASVVGLMGNAGQANYSASKAGVIGFTKSTAKELSSRGITVNAIAPGFIQSKMTDELSEEVKEKMLEAIPLDEFGKPEDVANAASFLATKEADYITGQVINVDGGMVM; from the coding sequence ATGGAGTTAGCAGATAAAGTGGCAGTAGTAACCGGGAGTTCTCGAGGAATTGGAAGAGCGATTGCTTTAGCTTTAGCTAAGAAAGGGGCCTCTATAGCGGTAAATTATCCTGTTGAAGCAGAAAAGGAAGATGCCCAAGAAGTTGTTGAGGAGATAGAAGATTTAGGTCAAAAGGCTATTAAAGTTGAAGCTGATGTTACTGAATTAGAGGAAGTAAAAGAGATGATGAAGCAGGTTAAAGGTGAATTTGGTTCTATAGATATTTTAGTTAATAATGCTGGTATAACTAATGACAACCTTTTACTTAGGATGAAAGAAGAAGAGTGGGACTCTGTAATTGATGTTAACTTAAAGGGAGTCTTTAATTGTACAAAAGCAGTGACTAAAATAATGATGAAGCAGCGGAGCGGTAAGATTATCAATATTGCTTCCGTAGTAGGATTAATGGGAAATGCCGGTCAGGCAAATTATTCTGCTTCTAAAGCCGGAGTCATTGGGTTTACTAAATCAACAGCAAAAGAATTGTCTAGTCGAGGTATAACAGTTAATGCTATTGCTCCAGGATTTATTCAATCTAAGATGACTGATGAATTATCGGAAGAAGTAAAAGAGAAGATGTTAGAAGCTATACCATTAGATGAATTTGGTAAGCCAGAAGATGTAGCTAATGCAGCATCTTTTTTAGCTACTAAAGAAGCAGATTATATTACTGGTCAGGTTATTAATGTTGATGGTGGAATGGTAATGTAA
- the fabD gene encoding ACP S-malonyltransferase has protein sequence MSERTAFLFPGQGAQKVGMGAELVKNYSIAKDIFQAADEALGFEISKLCFEGPADKLKRTENTQPAILTMSIAAYEILKKKGIQPDMVAGHSLGEYSALVAAGALDFKSAVKLVHKRGQFMEEAVPAGKGAMGAVIGLKRDGVEEVVKEGSQFGTVELANYNTPIQTVISGSKEAVEKTLELAEDAGAKKTVLLNVSGPFHSSLMKPASERLAAELEKVEISQPDLPIIANVTADYVETSDEIKKALIDQLSGSVYWVDTIKQMINDNVNKVIEVGPGRTLKGFMRRIDRSIEALNVRDLSSLDRILQKL, from the coding sequence ATGTCAGAAAGAACTGCATTTCTCTTTCCAGGACAGGGTGCTCAAAAAGTAGGTATGGGAGCTGAATTAGTTAAGAATTATTCAATAGCTAAAGATATATTTCAGGCGGCTGATGAAGCTTTAGGTTTTGAAATATCAAAGTTATGTTTTGAAGGACCGGCTGATAAATTGAAGCGGACCGAGAATACACAGCCTGCTATTTTGACTATGAGCATAGCAGCTTATGAAATTTTGAAAAAGAAAGGGATTCAACCTGATATGGTAGCTGGTCATAGTCTTGGAGAATATTCTGCTTTAGTAGCAGCTGGAGCATTGGATTTCAAATCAGCAGTTAAATTAGTTCATAAGCGAGGTCAATTTATGGAAGAAGCAGTTCCAGCAGGTAAAGGAGCTATGGGAGCTGTTATTGGTTTAAAAAGAGATGGAGTAGAAGAAGTTGTAAAAGAAGGAAGTCAATTTGGTACAGTAGAACTTGCTAATTATAATACTCCGATTCAGACAGTAATTTCTGGGAGTAAAGAAGCAGTAGAAAAGACACTTGAATTGGCTGAAGATGCTGGAGCTAAAAAAACAGTCTTACTTAATGTGAGTGGCCCTTTTCATTCTAGTTTAATGAAACCAGCAAGTGAAAGATTGGCGGCTGAATTAGAAAAAGTGGAAATTTCACAGCCAGATTTACCGATAATCGCTAATGTAACGGCTGATTATGTTGAGACTTCCGATGAGATTAAAAAAGCACTTATTGATCAGCTCAGTGGTTCAGTCTATTGGGTAGATACTATTAAACAGATGATAAATGATAACGTTAATAAAGTTATTGAAGTAGGGCCCGGTAGGACATTGAAAGGTTTTATGAGACGAATTGATCGCAGTATTGAAGCTTTAAATGTACGTGATTTATCATCTTTAGATAGAATATTACAGAAATTATAA